A segment of the Ipomoea triloba cultivar NCNSP0323 chromosome 1, ASM357664v1 genome:
tatAGCAGGCGGCAATTGCTGGGTTGGTTATCTCTCCGGAAGCTTCTAACAGTCCATCCCTGCCGTTAATGGAACTTTCCAACCTTAAAAACAAAGCTGTTGTTGCTTCGGCTTCAGCTTCAGCTTCTCAACCTCCCAACAAACCTCTTATTAAGGTATCTTCCTACTTTTACCAATTCCTACgtatcataataatatttacaaaaaaaataaaataaaatatacaaaattcaacGTTCTGTTCTGTTCGTATTTCACTTTCATGACTATTTTCTGTCATTTTCTTTGGTAGCTGGAAGCAAGTGGAAGTCGCAGAGGTTCGACTTCAAGTGGAGACCGTCACGGCAATAGAACCCTAGACTCTAAGGTTGTTTTTCGTTTTTTCCCCcccatatttataaataactaaatcAGATATATAAAACTGGAGGAATATAATAGagtatttgatattatttatctaataatatattgtaacGTTTAATTACCACTATAGAAATTTTTACAATAATTCCCGCTCTTCATTTGCAGACGTTAAGGAGGCTGGCGCAGAATAGGGAGGCAGCTAGGAGAAGCAGGCTTAGGAAGAAGgcatatataatttgtttttttcacaaaatattaattaattaatttattactattattttttagctaattttttgaaaaaaaaaatatattactgcAGGCTTATATTCAACAGCTAGAGGAAAGCAGGGTCACGCTAATACAATTGGAACAACAAATGGCAAGAGCCAGAGCTCGAGTAATATTATcccaatattattttatattgtttaattcatcatttttatttatacatatattaatacactccaatttttttttttaaaaaaaaattaattcaggGAGTTCGTATTTCTGAAAATGGCAGTATAGTTGGAGCTGAACATGGGCATCCTCTTTCCATGACCAAAATAACCCCTGGTagtatttcaattatttataagAACATTACCAACTGaagtttttgggattttttttttttaattttttttaattttttttatactttgatGGAAGAGAGAGGCTGAGTTCGAGAGAAGAGAAtggaggaaagaaaaaaaaaattgcatgagGGAAGGTTTTTTGTGGATccctttgagaaagaaaaagaaatgtcacacttataagTATTGTGCGCACCATCTACATTGGACTGGGCACGTAAAAAGCCtgctttttttttgttttttttctctcccctctctctttcttttgtgACACGacaaaaacttgaaaaaaagaAACTCTAATTGATAAGCACGCTCTaacaattaattagttaattaattaatttgatggaataatatatataattagtattattatgttGTGGAAATAGAAGCTGCAGCTTTCGACATGGAGTATGCGATGTGGTTAGAGGAGCAACATGGGATGACATGTGAGCTCCGAAACGCAGTTGATGAGCACGCGCCGGAGATTGAGCTGAAGAGGTATGTGGATGCCTGTTTTGCACATTATGCAAAGATGACGCATCTCAAGTCCACGCTGGCAAAATCCGATGTTCTCCACCTCGTCTCCGGGATGTGCTGGACCCCCGTCGAACGCTGCTTCATATGGATCGCCGGTTTCCGCCCATCTCAAATTCTCAAGGTACCTACAACGTTAACCTACCTACTTATAACACTAGTATATATTCACTCTTTAATTTCTCATGGATTTCTTGGCATAAGGGTCAAATAGTCCCCTCTACTACTCAAGAAAGTTCAATTGACACCCTGAACTCGAAAAACATTCAAATAGCACCCTCAACTACTCAAAAAGTTCAATTAGCACCTTGAACTCAAAAAACATTCAATTAACTACTCCAACTctataaaaaattcattttttcagtttttgtatgtttatatctgtaacagttttttttttataaataaattttaaatataattatttaaattattttattttaaataattatttataaaaatttattttacatatgTGTAAAcacttttatttgaaaaaatgtgtaaacttttttatatacaaaaatgctaatataaaattaaaaatgcttaCCATTTAAGTTTAGTGGactaatgtaaaattaaaaatgcttaCCATTTAAGTTTAGTGGactaatgtaaaattaaaaaattatttagtattaaattagTCCACTAAAATTAAATGGTaagcattttaaattttatattagcatttttgtatataaaaaagtttacacatgtaaaataaatttttataaataattatttaaaataaaacaatttaaataattatatttaaaatttatttaaaaaaattgttactcatataaacatacaaaaattgaaattttgaattttttttatagagttGGAGTAGTTAATTGAATGTTTTTTAAGTTCAGGGTGCTAATTGAACTTTTTGAGTAGTTGAGGGGGCTATTTGAATGTTTTTTGAGTTCAGGGTGCCAATTGAACTTTCTTGAGTAGTAGAGGGGGCTATTTGACCCTTATGCCTAATTTCTTcttattaattggtaatttgaGTATATATGTTATTAGGCGTTATGTTGATGGGTTACAAAAGTAATATAATGCGTGTTTACACATAATTTGCACCGGTATTGCACGTGTTGAAAAATAACATATTCACGTATCTCTCTACTTGAAAAGAAAGTTATTACTTTAAATTATCGTGTGAACATACGGATTATATATCACGTAAAAAGTAAGCTAAGGAACATGCATACGCCTTTATTTGGCGCATGGGTTACATGCAATTGAAAAAGCAGTGCACTTGTATTGCACGTGTGAAAAATTAGTATATATGTGTCTctcaattttgtttctttttttttttttttctcttttaacaaaagaaagtatagagTATTATTTAGATAATTAGATTATATAGATCTAGTAATATCACCATGTGAAAATTTTGATTGTATAAAACGAATTAAACGCCATTGTAATTACATGgaatataattactaatggtTGGGTTGGTTTTGTTGTGTGTGGTGaatattaatacttattatgtatatataggtaATTATGAGGCAGTTAGAGCTAGTGACAGAGCAACAAGTGTTGGGGATGATTGCACTGCAGCAATCAACCCAAGAAGCAGAAGAAGCCATGTCACAAGGCATGGAAGCTTTGAATCAGACAATCTCTGATATTATTTCTTCTGATGCACTGTTCTACCCTTCCAATGTGGCTGCCTGCATGCCCCAAATGGCTGCCGCCATTACCAATCTCTGCACTCTTGAGACTTTTGTTAGACAGGTACGTACgtaattatatatgcatgcatgcatgtctaCGTACCCTCATTTATTACCTCTaactcaattttaaaattagttataTACACGCGCGTACACGCATGCACACGTAACTTTATTTAAACCCAACTCCAACCTAACTCAATCACGTAATATGCACGCGCTTGCCCAGTAGTTGAACGTAAGATGCACGTGCCCGCACAAGTTTAATTGGTAGCTAAATGTAATATGTACAATTGTCTAGTTGTAACGTGTATCGCACTTATGCACATTAAATAGTGAATCGAATTTCTTGCATGTCCTTAAATGTacctataatttatttattgaccCAACTCCGAACCAACCTAACTTAATAAACTACAAAACACCGGTCCGTGTAAAATACTATTTGTGGGTGAGTGCAGGCTGATCATCTGAGGATCCAAACAATCCAGAGGCTGTATCAGATCTTGACAATCCGTCAAGTAGCAAGGTGTTTTCTGATCGTTGCTGATTATTTTCATCGTCTTCGAGCTCTCAGCTCGCTCTGGTTGGGTCGCCCTAGGCAGGATTAGTCATGTCCCCCACCCCTTCCCCTCTGCAAATCAACTTGGTTGGACATTTGAGGATGATGCatggatgtatatatatatatgttcatcaTCCATATATATCTGTCTATATACATATCCATCCCCAGATCATATATGTATAGCAAAAAAAGAGAAAACTGTTGAGCTAGTTATGTtgttttctcttttgtttttggttGAATAGCCTATGTATGTGTATGGGCTATAGATGTAATAGACAGATATATAAAAGACCTCTCTTTTACAAGTTACAACTCACTGTGCGTGgctagggctgttaacgaaccgaacataaacgaacagaggctgttcgtgttcgtttgttaaggattttggggtgttcgtgttcgtgttcgtttgttaaggtttttgaaaatcctgttcgtgttcgtttgttaagcgtttgttagtgttcgttaacgttcgcgaacacgttcacgaacgtgttcgttaacatgttaacgttcgcgaacacgttcacgaacgtgttcgttaacattaacgaacacgttcacgaacatgttcgcaaacgttaacaaacatgttcatttacgttcatgaatgttcgcaaacgttaacaaacatgttcatttacgttcatgaacacgttcgtgaacatttaataaccaaacacctgcacatgttcatgaacacaatttattcgtgaacaataaataatctacgttcatgAACAATTTATAtttcgtgaacaataaataatctacgttcatgaacaatttatatgtttgtaaacatgtttgcgaacattattaaacgaacattaaacgttcacgaacattactaaacgaacacaaacgaacTTGTTCAcaaacactactaaacgaacacaaacgagcttgttcgcgaacacttagcaaacgagcttatcattgttcagactctgttcgtttattaatcgagctctaaattttgtttgttaatgtttgtttatcttaacaaacgaacataaacgaacgcgttaatgtttgtttatcttaacaaacgaacataaacgaacgcttaccgagctcgaacacgagtagtttgtcgaaagctctgttcgctaacacccctatGCGTGGCATACATTTCaggtggtgtttggttgggagtGCCTAGATACTGGACTGGGATTATGTTTTTACGGAAATTGTGAAAGAaggtggtgtttggttgggagtGCCTAGATACTGGACTGGGATTATGTTTTTACGGAAATTGTGAAAGAAATTATCTTAGGATCAAACAACACTCCTGGTAACAagaacaatatataaatatcaaattaattaatgaacttTTGGAATACTTACtcccaaaaaattaaaaatgaaatattacaCCAATAAAGACATCCCGAAGACTTTCCCTTAGTTAAATCAACCATCTTAGTCAACTCAATActttacatatttaatttgtatagattaaaagaaaacaactaattaataatgtaaGTGTGTTGCTACAAGCTTTGTTCCCTGCAAATGCTGTGCAGTGCACGTGCCAATTAGTGGTGAACAATTGTTTGtcactttatttttcttttttttttctttattatttttgttttaacatCCTATgttaaatataatcaaccatcaTAGTCAAATCAATACTTTGCATATTtgtataggtttttttttttttttttttctaaaggaACTAATAATATGAGTGTTGCTAGATCGAAATGAGCAAAGAGGGCAagaaaataatacggagtaataattctTTATGGTAGGCTAGAGCATATGGTTATCATTAGATATTTTTACGAGCAAAGAGGtcattcaattttgaaaataactagatatagatatagaagaGAGAATCAACTCCTCGACAAGAAATAACGAGCAAAGAGGtcattcaattttgaaaataattcaaaCATAGCATTTAGGCCaagtttggtaaatgactgatCAACAAAATGTTATCTGATTTGACCAATTTTAGTTATTTCACTTGATTACAACTACAattgatgtttggtaaatagacTTATTGGGTCAGTTGATTGCATCAATCATCTGATTTTCAAAATTCGGGTTGCACCAACATTTTTATAATTGCTGATAgcaattcattttttaaagacaattttgccctaAGTCTTTTTCTCCAATTCTCATCTTCTCATAGGCAACCGCTTCTCTCATACTTTTAcaacaaattgaaaaaataaaataaaataaaataaacaacgCCACTCTTTAAGTTATCATCTCGATTTCCATCTCTAAAGTTCAGAGAACTACCAAAACATATGAAAATCATTTTGTATTTGAGATTTCTATTGTAAAATTGAGCGAAAGAAGcacaaaatgctaaaattcgaacccaaaaaatgaaagtgaagaaaataCCTCTTTTGTACTAAGATTTTCTACTGCAAAATTGAGCAATACAAAGGCCACGAAGATACagaaaaccaaacaaataataataataacaataacaataacaataacaataacacagtaacaataataataacagtaacAGTAAcagtaacaataacaataacaataacaataataatttgtacTAGGGTTTTCTGCAACAAAcctgaatatatttttttttttcggattTTCACCATTGCTCAACTACGAACTCCCAAACCATTGATGTCGAAGATGCCCTTTTTTCGCCACTCTGAGTTTGCTGAAAGTCGACGGCCCAAATAGACGACTTTCTGCCTATCTCAGACTCAGAGAACACAGATGATAGAATAGAGACTACACTACAGAATCGGAGAAGCTAGAACTGAAGAAGAGAGAACTCATACTCTCAGAGTTTTAGAGAGGATCAGAGAAATCAAAGAATCGGAGAAAAGAAGAGTGAACAAAGAGAAAAAACCCTAGGACTCGACTGCGGGAAGGAAGAAATGAAGACAAAGTCTTcgttgaacatatatatagacatacATCGCTAATACGACGACGTTTAATACATAGCCAAACGTAGCCCTAAATAATTTCGAATATTTGGGAGGGTCGGATATTAAATTATCTGACCCTGCCCGAATTTCATAAATTGACGCTGTTTAGAGTTGCGGATCGGATATGGAATGTCGGGTCGGATATTAATGTTTCGGTCAGCGTGATAGTCAGATTCTGCACACCCCTACCTATCACTTTGCATTAAAAAATTTGAAGTGCTATTTAACAAcgtttcaacgattttgttgatggaagaccaaaattggtcatgccacaataatactatgagcAAAATgagatgttttgataaaaaaggactaaatgtaatacacttataaatctaggacaaaaaatagaattaactaaTGTGTCCAGTTTGTCATATAATTCATACTTTAACGTTTTATTTGtctctaaaatattaaaattttatagttgAACCCTTTTATTTGTGTTTGTCTTGAACATTTTTGAATTGCTCAAACTCACTGCGTGCATGCATTGCTTCAGCAGTGGCTCTTACACCTCACTACTCTCTGTCCAAACCTCAATGATAGCTACAGGTTGAGTCTCTGTTGGAGAAAATTAAGCCACCCTTTGAAGATTCCATAGTTGGAATCAGCTATCACTCTGTTTGCAAGCTGATGCTTGACGATtaggtgtttgacaaaatgtcTGAACAACCCAGAGATCAAGTGTAAATTTTTTATGCGAAGGACACACAACCTCTGATTTCTGCCTAGTATTCTTCAGAAGCGACAGCtaggaaataaaaagaaatagaaatgggACTATCCTCTTTGTCTAAGTTTGGTTCACAAGCTCAAGGATGGATGCTTATCATTTTTGGGTCCATTTCATTTTTGCTATTTGTATATGCTGCTGGTTTGTCCAAGTTTCTTCCAGCTTCTGGTAATCCTATAATAGCAGCCATTCAAAATGACAGGTAAATTTTCCTCATTTGATGTGAGATCATTTTCATTGCTATGTTAATGAAATTGTGATTACCCTGCTTATACCAGTTCACTACCTATAGATTATAGTCTATATGTATACTATGCCGCTGCAATTTTAAGTCCGAGTCGTCAATTTTGGTGGAACCCTGACATTGAAATGAAAAGGTTCTATGACTCTTTTTGTCAAGAAAGGCCCAAGTGGTGCATAAATGCCACTTGTAACATCCTGCATGACTAAAGACACAAACAGAAGATGTGAAGTTAGTACAGTTTAAGAAATTTCAgtttgaaaaatgagttataTTGAATAGTAATATGAATAGATTGGGCTTGAAAAACTttattgaagatttgaagttgaTCATTATACAACTTCAGACAATTGTCTTTCTAAGGTTATATAGTGAATCTCACTAAACTGAGTCTATCCTTGGGTTCCTTTTATTTCAGATACTACTGCTTTTTGGTTCCGTTAACACTTCCTGTCCTTGTTGTTGCTGTATATTTTCATTGGCTCAGCATGAAGCTCTTTAAGCACGCCTAATGTGTGATCAAGTTACCAACCGAACGAGCCATCTGCCTACTGTAAAGGTGATTGTGTAAACCATTTTAGCTGATTGAGGATTATTGCAGTCATAGTTACTCATGCTAGTGGCCATCTCAACTCATGAAACCTACCAAAGCTGGGATTTCATAAACTTCTGCAACATGGCAAAAGGCGCCTAAACCGTGAAGCAGAAAGACTGGTACATAACATGTGCACTTGCATGTGAAAAAGAAAACAGCATAAGGAAGTATATGTTCTGAAGCATTGCAGCCCCACTCCAATGGTTCCTTTTTTAGATTCTGAATCCACCAATAGGTAAAGGAATATGAAAATCTTGATAAGGTTTAGAAATGGTCCTTTTTCCCTTGTTTTTAGCGCCCTGCCTTCCTTAACATGGTGTGAACTCTTCAACAGCCATCATAAAACAATATTTCCTTGCTAAGGTGATGTCATAAGCATGCTTAACTACTAAGATGGCAATTTGTTGGCTAGTTTCTATCTGctttaaaaaaagtaaagaatTTCATTGTTTTGGCAGTAGCAGATACTTGGTCGTCTCTTTTGTAGCCGTTGTATCATTGTCCCTCtgactttatatattttcttagaCTTTGTGGGGAGTGTTGGTGCtaaaaatcaacaaaattcattatattatgGCCACAATTGATAAGTATAAAGTAGTGGTGAATAATCTATGATGTGCTTTCACTCTCACACACCCAACCCTGGCGGCCGGTTATTGAAAATTGTAATCTAACCATGGGAgactttttaatttcttatcaATTGAAAATAAGACAATACTTAGTTTGTCGGCATATTTTGAAGTCAAAGTTATAATGGAAATTTGTACTTCCTCAAACTGTATATATAGATGTGATAGAATCACCTGGCGTGGCGTCTCTATGCAAGAAACTAACATGCAACTATGCAAGCTCAATATAGAGTCAATAAATAACATGACATTTGGGAGATGTTAATCGATTGAAATATATCTCGCAATTTTTCTGTTTATCAATCTCAAggcaaaataattttctttttctttttaatatttatgattcttttacaagataatatttattttatatttttctaaacATTTTCAGCTTAAAAAATCTAAATCCTTAATAAACAAAGTTCAAACCTATGATCATCCATTTCACAAGTCAAAGAAGTCTAGGGATATTATTCgtactctcaaattttactgtTTACAAAAGATTGTGAGATTTTCATTGAACTCAGGATAAAGATAACATCATTAATTGTACAAGTAAAATGAGGGAGTAAGAATGGGGAGTATATGTAAATATGTACGGAGTAATAGAACtctttacattatttttgtattcctGCGTTTTCAGTTATCACCCATCCAAAGGTCTTCTGTTGACTCTACAGGATTCAGTATATAATGTAAACACTCATACAAAGAGGTTAGAATAAAATGGTTTTGATCGGCTTGGCTCTTCATCCAAGTTTGTTGGCATATTCAATTCTATGGTGTATGTATACTTAACTGACTGTTACTGCTGCTGCAGCTAGGCGAAGCCGGTATATAGTACTAGTTTTTCTCACCGGAGCGAATGGAGAAGCAGTCGTCGGATGAGGCCCGAAGACGGTGGAGGGAGGCTGTTACTCTCGTCCTAAATCGTCGCCGCCGCTTCCGTTACACCCCCAACTTTGAAAAACGCGACGAGGCTAAGCAGCTTATGCAGAAAACCAGAGTAAGGACTCACGTTTTACACatcctatttatttatttatttatttatttattttgtctgTGAGAATTTCGATCGGTTACTTGAATTTCCAATTCTCTGCCATAATAATGCTTCATTGGCTACATGTTTTCAAGGAAAAACTTCGAGTTGGTTTTATGGCTTATTTGGCAGCTATCAGGTTCATTGATGGTGAGTTCATTTGTTATCTTATCTATGTATCTACTCTTGCTTCATATTTCACTTTCAACTTTTGTACAGCTGGTGATCGTGCTAGGTCTCCAGAGGAGGGGGGAGATTTAGGGGATGAAATTGAAAGCGGGTTACCAGAAGTGGCCGGGGCAGCAAGCTTCAGAGTTCACCCTGATAAACTTGCAACTATTGTTGGCTCTTATGATATCAAGGCCTTAAGAAAAATTGGAGGAGTTGAAGGCCTTGCAGCTAGGCTGGGAGTCTCATTAGAGGAAGGAATCCAATCCGGTGATGTGCCTATTAGTATCAGACAAAGTGTATATGGATCCAACAAATTTACTGAAAAGCCTTTTCGGAGCTTTTGGACATTTGTGTGGGAGGCATTGCATGATTTGACACTCATAATCCTAATGGTGTGTGCTGTTGTCTCCATAGGTGTTGGCCTTGCCACTGAAGGGTGGCCAAGAGGCATGTATGATGGTTTAGGAATTATACTTAGTATATTCCTTGTTGTAATTGTTACTGCCATAAGTGATTATCGACAGGCTTTGCAGTTTAAAGATTTGGATAAGGAGAAGAATAAGATATTAATCCAAGTTACTAGAGATGGATATAGACAGAAGGTGTACACGTATGACTTAGTTGTTGGAGATGTTGTTCATCTGTCGATTGGCGATCTGGTTCCAGCTGATGGAATATTCATATCTGGATACAGCTTGCTAGTTGATCAATCAAGCTTGTCCGGTGAGAGTGTTCCAGTGAACATACATGAAAAAAGGCCTTTTCTTTTGTCAGGAACCAAAGTGCAAGGCGGTTCTGCAAAGATGCTGGTGACTACAGTTGGTATGAGAACTGAATGGGGTAAGTTGATGGGAACACTTAGTGAGGGAGGAGAAGATGAGACCCCACTTCAGATTAAGCTCAATGCAGTAGCTACAACTATAGGGAAAATAGGACTTGCGTTTGCTATTTTGACATTTTTGGTGTTGATGGTCAGGTTTCTTGTGGAGAAAGCGATTAATCATGAACTTACCAATTGGTCTTCTGCTGATGTGCTAACACTTTTGAATTACTTTGCAACTGCAGTAACTATTATAGTTGTTGCAGTTCCAGAAGGACTTCCCCTAGCTGAAACACTGAGTCTTGCATTTGCAATGAAACAGTTAATGGACAACAAAGCACTGGTGAAGCATCTTTCTGCTTGTGAGACAATGGGATCTGCTACTTGCATTTGTACAGATAAAACTGGGACACTAACAACTAACCACATGGTGGTTAATAAGACATGGATTTGTGGGAAAGTTAACATGGTAAAAACTTATCATGACAGGGGCAACATTAGTTCAGAGATTTCAGACAATGTGTTAGCCATTCTTCTGCAAGCAATATTCCACAATACAGGGTCTGAGGTGGTAAAGAATAAGGAAGGAAAGATATCCATTATGGGTACACCGACAGAATCAGCCATATTGGAATATGGATTGGGGCTGGGTGGTGATTTTGATGATCAACGGAAGGATTGCAAGCTTCTGAAAGTTGAACCTTTTAattctgaaaagaaaaaaatgtctGTGCTAGTGGCTCTTCCAGATGGAACTATCCGAGCTTTCTGCAAAGGTGCAGCTGAGATTGTATTAAGAATGTGTGATAGGGCATTTGATGGCAATGGAGAATTTGTTCACTTGTCTGGAGGACAGGTGGAAaatatcacaaatgtcattaaTGAATTTGCCAGTGAAGCTTTACGTACTCTTTGCTTGGCTTTCAAAGACATTGACGATGGTTGTCTTGAAAACAATATCCCTGATTTCGGCTATACATTAATAGCAGTGGTGGGAATCAAGGATCCAGTTCGTCCAGGTGTCGAGGATGCAGTAAAGACCTGTCTTGCTGCTGGAATTAAAGTGCGAATGGTCACTGGTGATAATATTAACACAGCCAAAGCCATTGCTAAAGAATGTGGCATATTAACCGATGATGCCTTTGCCATTGAAGGATCTGAATTTCGCAGAAAGACTCCTGATGAGTTGAGGGAATT
Coding sequences within it:
- the LOC116028418 gene encoding putative calcium-transporting ATPase 11, plasma membrane-type, with translation MEKQSSDEARRRWREAVTLVLNRRRRFRYTPNFEKRDEAKQLMQKTREKLRVGFMAYLAAIRFIDAGDRARSPEEGGDLGDEIESGLPEVAGAASFRVHPDKLATIVGSYDIKALRKIGGVEGLAARLGVSLEEGIQSGDVPISIRQSVYGSNKFTEKPFRSFWTFVWEALHDLTLIILMVCAVVSIGVGLATEGWPRGMYDGLGIILSIFLVVIVTAISDYRQALQFKDLDKEKNKILIQVTRDGYRQKVYTYDLVVGDVVHLSIGDLVPADGIFISGYSLLVDQSSLSGESVPVNIHEKRPFLLSGTKVQGGSAKMLVTTVGMRTEWGKLMGTLSEGGEDETPLQIKLNAVATTIGKIGLAFAILTFLVLMVRFLVEKAINHELTNWSSADVLTLLNYFATAVTIIVVAVPEGLPLAETLSLAFAMKQLMDNKALVKHLSACETMGSATCICTDKTGTLTTNHMVVNKTWICGKVNMVKTYHDRGNISSEISDNVLAILLQAIFHNTGSEVVKNKEGKISIMGTPTESAILEYGLGLGGDFDDQRKDCKLLKVEPFNSEKKKMSVLVALPDGTIRAFCKGAAEIVLRMCDRAFDGNGEFVHLSGGQVENITNVINEFASEALRTLCLAFKDIDDGCLENNIPDFGYTLIAVVGIKDPVRPGVEDAVKTCLAAGIKVRMVTGDNINTAKAIAKECGILTDDAFAIEGSEFRRKTPDELRELIPRIQVMARSSPLDKHVLVKNLRGMFKEVVAVTGDGTNDAPALHEADIGLAMGIAGTEVAKESADVIVLDDNFTTIVKVAKWGRAVYLNIQKFVQFQLTANVVALMINFLSACISGSAPLTAVQLLWVNLIMDTLGALALATEPPHQGMMERPPVGRDVSFITKAMWRNIFGQSVYQLAILLVFNFTGKQLLRLEGTDAQAVLNTFIFNTFVFCQVFNEVNSRDIEKLNVFSGIIGNWIFIGVMGFTVIFQVIIVEFLGTFASTIPLSWHLWLLSILIGASSMIVGVVLKLIPIAEGTVKQHDGYSLLPNGPELT
- the LOC115999954 gene encoding bZIP transcription factor TGA10-like; the encoded protein is MAASSSKTNQVSVAQPPPFQDPAAPNNQDNNGAYYDLGELDQAFLLFLDAQAQDPSSTHDQQQQNYGMRPPNTLNIFPSQPMHVNPSSSAQAAIAGLVISPEASNSPSLPLMELSNLKNKAVVASASASASQPPNKPLIKLEASGSRRGSTSSGDRHGNRTLDSKTLRRLAQNREAARRSRLRKKAYIQQLEESRVTLIQLEQQMARARARGVRISENGSIVGAEHGHPLSMTKITPEAAAFDMEYAMWLEEQHGMTCELRNAVDEHAPEIELKRYVDACFAHYAKMTHLKSTLAKSDVLHLVSGMCWTPVERCFIWIAGFRPSQILKVIMRQLELVTEQQVLGMIALQQSTQEAEEAMSQGMEALNQTISDIISSDALFYPSNVAACMPQMAAAITNLCTLETFVRQADHLRIQTIQRLYQILTIRQVARCFLIVADYFHRLRALSSLWLGRPRQD